A genomic segment from Bradyrhizobium sp. ISRA430 encodes:
- a CDS encoding outer membrane beta-barrel protein, whose translation MKTFLILTASLGALSVAAPAFGTDLAGQPVKVKAPPLPVAAPIIDWSGYYIGVNGGWGTSHNCWDFNGVTPEGCHNSTGGTIGGQIGYRWHIFNMVYGIEGQGNWADFSGSNVSTAFPANTVGTTTDAFGLLTGHIGYAFNAILLYGKGGAAVTSNTYHLNSVASRTELGNSNDVRWGGVLGAGAEVSLTPNWSAGVEYNHLFMQRSNISFPAFLGTDRAHQDVDLITARLNYKFGSPFAK comes from the coding sequence ATGAAGACTTTTCTGATTCTGACCGCAAGCCTCGGCGCACTCAGTGTGGCCGCTCCCGCATTCGGCACGGACTTGGCCGGGCAGCCCGTCAAGGTTAAGGCGCCACCGCTGCCGGTCGCAGCCCCGATTATCGACTGGTCCGGCTACTATATCGGTGTCAATGGCGGTTGGGGAACGAGCCACAATTGCTGGGATTTCAATGGCGTCACTCCCGAGGGCTGCCATAATTCGACTGGCGGGACCATTGGCGGCCAGATTGGCTATCGTTGGCACATCTTCAACATGGTCTACGGCATCGAAGGTCAGGGCAACTGGGCCGACTTCAGCGGCTCCAATGTCAGCACCGCCTTTCCGGCAAACACCGTTGGCACCACGACAGATGCGTTCGGTCTACTCACGGGGCATATCGGCTACGCGTTCAATGCCATCCTACTTTATGGAAAGGGTGGTGCTGCGGTGACCAGCAACACCTATCACCTCAACTCGGTAGCTTCTCGCACCGAGCTTGGCAACAGCAATGATGTGCGTTGGGGTGGCGTGCTGGGCGCCGGTGCCGAAGTCAGCCTCACGCCGAACTGGTCAGCTGGCGTCGAGTATAACCACTTGTTCATGCAGCGCAGCAACATAAGCTTTCCAGCGTTTCTCGGCACTGACCGCGCCCACCAGGACGTCGATCTCATCACGGCACGGCTCAATTACAAGTTTGGCTCGCCCTTTGCCAAATAG
- a CDS encoding LuxR family transcriptional regulator, with protein MDLFSFTECANQTHSLKALFELLVGCATKEGFSEVAYGALNFIEPLRLAEYPPPTVAVKWPPDWCDRYFKRKYHTIDPVVRRTPMLSRPFLWDQLADHYQLQPDERRVLDEAREAGLKHGMSVPLFGPLGRISVVSFASAFDDADPQDRIGHLNALACLFHTAYSEIARPCNDDGCERKVALSKREISCMRWVAEGKSSWEIGMILGISENTVNFHVKNTMRKLGATSRIQAVAMAIRLNVL; from the coding sequence ATGGACCTCTTTAGTTTCACAGAATGCGCGAACCAGACACATTCGCTCAAAGCGCTGTTTGAGCTTCTTGTAGGCTGTGCCACCAAGGAAGGCTTCAGTGAAGTCGCGTACGGCGCTCTCAACTTCATTGAGCCACTTCGGCTGGCGGAGTATCCACCTCCGACTGTGGCTGTGAAGTGGCCGCCAGACTGGTGCGACCGATACTTCAAACGCAAGTACCACACTATCGATCCGGTGGTCCGGCGAACGCCGATGCTTTCGCGCCCTTTTTTGTGGGATCAACTCGCCGACCACTATCAACTTCAACCGGACGAGAGACGCGTACTGGACGAGGCGAGAGAGGCGGGGCTGAAGCACGGCATGAGCGTGCCGTTGTTTGGCCCGTTGGGGCGGATATCTGTGGTGTCGTTTGCATCTGCGTTCGACGATGCTGATCCTCAGGACCGCATCGGCCATCTCAACGCGCTGGCCTGTCTCTTTCACACCGCTTATAGCGAGATCGCTCGTCCGTGCAATGATGATGGTTGCGAAAGAAAAGTGGCATTATCGAAGCGAGAGATCAGTTGCATGCGGTGGGTGGCGGAGGGGAAATCGTCATGGGAAATCGGAATGATCCTGGGAATCAGCGAGAATACAGTCAACTTTCATGTCAAGAATACGATGCGGAAGCTGGGTGCGACCAGCCGAATTCAAGCGGTCGCTATGGCTATTCGCCTCAATGTTCTTTGA